The following proteins are encoded in a genomic region of Acidimicrobiales bacterium:
- a CDS encoding sigma-70 family RNA polymerase sigma factor — protein sequence MAKERVERDEEDLVRLYLTDIGQYPLLTKDDEVRLAQAIEAGYAGQTELDGKAKDLTTARRRELRRQVQGGEDAQRTFVQSNLRLVVSIAKKYQASGLPLLDLIQEGNLGLMHAVEKFDWRKGFKFSTYATWWIRQAITRGIANTGRTIRLPVHAGDTLARVQKAQARLELKLGRPATLAELGIEVEMPEEKLIEALRFRAEPLSLSEPLREDGDAELGDVVEDRSAESPFEMAATSLLPVEIARLLAPLDEREREILRLRFGLDRGEPRTLEEVGEHFNLTRERIRQIEARAMSKLRHPSSDTGARDLLTV from the coding sequence TTGGCAAAGGAGCGAGTCGAGCGCGACGAGGAGGATCTCGTCCGCCTCTATCTGACTGATATCGGGCAGTATCCGCTGCTCACCAAGGATGATGAGGTCAGGCTGGCCCAGGCCATCGAGGCCGGCTATGCGGGACAGACGGAGCTGGACGGCAAGGCCAAGGACCTGACCACGGCCCGCCGCCGGGAGCTGCGGCGCCAGGTCCAGGGTGGCGAGGATGCCCAGCGGACCTTCGTGCAGTCCAACCTCCGGCTGGTGGTCTCGATCGCCAAGAAGTACCAGGCGTCCGGTCTGCCCCTTCTGGACCTCATCCAGGAGGGCAACCTCGGCTTGATGCACGCCGTCGAGAAGTTCGACTGGCGCAAGGGGTTCAAGTTCTCCACCTACGCGACGTGGTGGATCCGCCAGGCCATCACCCGCGGCATCGCCAACACCGGTCGGACCATCCGTCTGCCGGTCCACGCCGGCGACACCCTCGCCCGGGTGCAGAAGGCGCAGGCCCGCCTCGAGCTCAAGCTCGGCCGGCCGGCCACCCTGGCCGAGCTCGGCATCGAGGTCGAGATGCCCGAGGAGAAGCTCATAGAGGCGCTCCGTTTCCGGGCCGAGCCGCTCTCGCTGTCCGAGCCCCTCCGCGAGGATGGCGATGCCGAGCTGGGCGACGTCGTCGAGGACCGCTCGGCGGAGTCACCCTTCGAGATGGCGGCGACGTCGTTGCTGCCGGTCGAGATCGCCCGCCTCCTGGCCCCGCTGGACGAGCGGGAGCGGGAGATCCTCCGGCTCCGCTTCGGGCTGGACCGGGGGGAGCCCCGGACGCTCGAGGAGGTCGGGGAGCACTTCAACCTCACCCGCGAGCGAATCCGCCAGATCGAGGCCAGGGCGATGTCCAAGCTGCGCCACCCCTCGAGCGACACCGGCGCCCGGGACCTCCTCACCGTCTGA
- a CDS encoding antibiotic biosynthesis monooxygenase family protein, translated as MDPDAADHEVELTVVTLGFDARAPDDGSAERLLAVLAKYVVVSRGQSGCRNIDLCASRTEPGRFLIIEKWETPAAQRQHFDSPEMVEMAEACRGLLAGRPAVDLLAGISAHDLA; from the coding sequence GTGGATCCCGACGCTGCGGACCACGAAGTCGAGCTTACCGTCGTCACCCTGGGGTTCGACGCCCGTGCCCCCGACGACGGCAGCGCCGAGCGGCTGCTCGCCGTCCTGGCCAAGTACGTCGTGGTCTCCCGGGGACAGTCCGGCTGCCGGAACATCGACCTGTGCGCATCGCGGACCGAGCCGGGGCGGTTCCTCATCATCGAGAAATGGGAGACCCCGGCGGCGCAGCGGCAGCACTTCGACTCGCCCGAGATGGTGGAGATGGCGGAGGCGTGCCGGGGCCTGCTCGCTGGCCGACCCGCTGTCGACCTGCTGGCCGGGATCTCGGCCCACGATCTGGCCTGA